From one Pempheris klunzingeri isolate RE-2024b chromosome 9, fPemKlu1.hap1, whole genome shotgun sequence genomic stretch:
- the LOC139206809 gene encoding aquaporin-1-like encodes MVIPCCLRLILSDVWTLPCLHHFLLEFLGTTLFLSASLSAVLMLPAAAGRSGLDVMSAGNPRNLSHQRDLSPLSSALDMSGIVPVSPACPLQVALVFGLSVAMAAVCVGGKTHLNPAVTVAMALTLRLRLWRAALYVIGQLLGGVASAALLLGLTRDVTPVVNQVRLIQDVSPGVQLHQAVALEMLVTLQLVLVVLVTADVPLPPVVSPLLVGLAVSLGHLVAVSATGCGMNPARSFGPAVVTLDFNNHWVYWVGPGMGACLAVLLNDLLLRPRWCHPRDWLAELKHLYIPTEEQQQEAQ; translated from the exons ATGGTCATCCCTTGTTGCCTGCGTCTGATCCTGAGTGACGTCTGGACTCTGCCCTGCCTACATCACTTCCTACTGGAGTTCTTGGGCACCACCCTCTTCCTGTCTGCCAGCCTATCAGCTGTCCTGATGCTGCCGGCAGCTGCTGGAAGATCTGGACTGGATGTGATGTCCGCAGGCAACCCCAGAAACCTGAGCCATCAGAGAGACCTGAGCCCCCTGTCATCTGCTCTGGACATGTCTGGAATCGTACCTGTCTCACCTGCGTGTCCCCTGCAGGTGGCGCTGGTGTTTGGTCTGTccgttgccatggcagcagtcTGTGTGGGCGGGAAAACTCACCTGAACCCAGCAGTAACCGTAGCGATGGCCCTGACCCTGAGGCTCCGTCTGTGGAGGGCAGCGCTGTATGTGATTGGTCAGCTGTTGGGGGGCGTGGCCTCAGCTGCACTGTTGCTGGGACTAACCAGAGATGTGACACCTGTTGTCAACCAGGTGAGATTAATACAAGAT gTCTCTCCTGGTGTCCAGCTCCACCAGGCGGTTGCCTTGGAGATGCTGGTTACTCTTCAGCTGGTCCTGGTTGTCTTGGTGACAGCCGACGTCCCTCTGCCACCTGTGGTGTCTCCTCTGTTGGTCGGCCTGGCTGTCAGTCTAGGTCACCTGGTAGCT gtgaGTGCGACAGGTTGTGGGATGAACCCAGCTCGGTCGTTTGGTCCGGCTGTTGTCACGCTTGACTTCAACAACCACTGG gtgtACTGGGTGGGGCCTGGTATGGGGGCATGTCTTGCTGTTCTCCTGAATGACCTGTTGCTACGGCCacgctggtgtcatcccagaGACTGGTTGGCGGAGCTAAAACACCTCTATATACCGACGGAAGAACAGCAACAGGAGGcgcaataa
- the nudt22 gene encoding uridine diphosphate glucose pyrophosphatase NUDT22, translated as MMDSEVSVLLHCAAWRGLLESQVQVELSERFNRQTDPTLERQIEEVWTERVSKEPWLFNGSKFRLHSFCLASPTWASSPSVSPRRHNPILDHAEDQEGELHSRLVRDTTRSKTNGPVNQTEHKDSVIGSTLSQASSTCDCRGSQDITAELPSRSDRNTDGRESGPLLTLRLGLTCYKDYLGTNWSCRVAELHGRGEVEFSDSAALLAQPLGVGGVLCTDDGQVVLIRRSQRVAEAGGLLDIPGGHPEPKVVCERLGQAVSDEQIRVSMMQQRAVVSELFLSVCAEIRDEVNIPLSSLGAPVLMGVALNHTSAGRPSAEFYVSCSLTSDEIRKLYWKGGAEASESTDIVFLNRTEVLQLDSSSPLWSELCPSAKGAVLLYQTVKPDGERDPSR; from the exons ATGATGGACTCTGaggtgtctgtgctgctgcactgtgCTGCCTGGAGGGGGCTGCTGGAGTCTCAAGTACAAGTGGAGCTCTCTGAAAG ATTTAACAGGCAGACAGATCCGACTCTGGAGCGTCAAATAGAGGAGGTGTGGACGGAGCGGGTGTCCAAGGAGCCGTGGCTTTTCAACGGGTCCAAATTTAGACTGCACTCTTTCTGCTTGGCCTCTCCTACGTGGGCCTCATCACCCTCTGTTTCTCCCAGACGCCACAATCCCATCTTAGACCATGCAGAGGATCAAGAAGGGGAGTTACACAGCAGACTAGTGCGGGACACCACTCGGAGCAAAACAAATGGACCTGTGAATCAGACAGAACATAAAGATAGTGTCATCGGCTCAACACTGTCACAAGCTTCCTCCACTTGTGACTGCAGAGGATCTCAGGACATCACAGCTGAACTTCCCTCTCgctctgacagaaacacagatggTCGAGAGTCCGGGCCACTCCTCACTCTGAGACTGGGCCTCACCTGCTACAAGGACTACCTGGGAACAAACTGGTCATGTCGAGTGGCAGAGCTCCACGGGCGAGGGGAGGTGGAGTTCAGTGATTCCGCGGCACTGCTGGCTCAGCCTCTGGGTGTGGGAGGCGTCCTGTGTACAGATGACGGACAGGTGGTGCTGATCAGGAGGAGCCAGAGGGTGGCAGAGGCAGGGGGGCTCCTGGACATCCCCGGAGGTCACCCAGAGCCGAAG GTGGTGTGTGAGCGTCTGGGCCAGGCGGTGAGCGATGAACAGATCAGGGTGAGCATGATGCAGCAGAGGGCCGTCGTCTCAGAGCTGTTCTTGTCTGTTTGCGCTGAGATCAGAGACGAG GTGAATATTCCTCTGAGCTCCCTCGGAGCGCCCGTCCTGATGGGCGTCGCTCTGAATCACACCAGCGCCGGCAGGCCGAGTGCTGAGTTCTACGTCAG ttGCTCGCTGACGTCTGATGAAATCAGAAAGTTGTACTggaaaggaggagcagaggccAGTGAATCCACAGACATAGTCTTCCTCAACCGAACT GAGGTGTTGCAGCTGGACAGCAGCAGCCCTCTGTGGTCGGAGCTCTGTCCCTCAGCTAAAGGAGCTGTGCTGCTTTATCAGACAGTGAAGCCTGATGGAGAGCGAGACCCAAGCAGATGA
- the LOC139207031 gene encoding heterogeneous nuclear ribonucleoprotein U-like protein 2 gives MKLTDIKKLKVPELRSRLKELDLDSRGLKAELVVRLWSALEAGQAGKDGEEELKLPQDTSPAPTETEEGVRASASSPPTGAGVTARCQVGYTRQLRDCGTQTSDPDNGRPTPQQGSSECEESRAEQGGAEDPGEDQRAQSSEELTGRGRAFYEFKEEIRYKRAKSPQPPMDREETEQEDDNKVRLDPYNRHLHFEMGPDCVCGQPRFWARFPSLWSGCRLTHGVLHGRVGFEVRLERKLLTPQLDQAGTDPYGLRVGWSVANSSLLLGEDEFSFAYDGRGKKVSGGKEEEFGESVSEGDIIGCYASFSTDGAVELSFYKNGRFMGVAFSLGAPVRLGRALVPHILCKSCSVRLHLDPTAPPWYPGPPGFTPVAALSPGQRVRDILPPTVKAQCEVLLMVGLPGSGKSHWARTLMKQHPEKQYRLLGTEDLLACMISGGRRDSRLQQASQCLTELIKMAAQTPGNYILDQCNILFSARRYKLQLFAGFRRRVVVVFPSADEWRRRLAEHQRRDGEEIPETALLKLQVSCSLPEQQSDLLEELLYVELPQEQAQMLLQEYKDEARRLLPPIPKQEKKKPRRQKTRPHPFGPPPSHRIQWTGLNRWNNVRLNMHSWRQQPRYWNVAYEDQRGYW, from the exons ATGAAGCTAACAGATATCAAGAAGTTAAAAGTGCCCGAGCTGCGGTCCAGACTTAAAGAACTTGATTTGGACAGCAGGGGACTGAAGGCTGAGCTGGTGGTCCGGCTGTGGTCTGCGTTAGAGGCAGGACAAGCTGGAAAAGACGGAGAGGAAGAGCTGAAACTACCACAAGACACCTCACCGGCACCGACGGAGACGGAGGAAGGCGTCCGGGCCTCGGCTTCGTCACCACCGACAGGAGCTGGTGTCACAGCGCGGTGCCAAGTAGGCTACACCAGACAGTTAAGAGACTGTGGCACACAGACATCAGACCCTGATAACGGACGGCCAACACCTCAGCAAGGCTCCTCAGAGTGTGAAGAATCCCGAGCGGAGCAGGGAGGTGCAGAGGATCCCGGAGAGGACCAGAGAGCTCAGTCATCGGAGGAGCTGACGGGCAGAGGAAGAGCTTTCTACGAGTTTAAAGAGGAGATACGATACAAAAG AGCCAAATCACCACAACCTCcaatggacagagaggagacagagcagGAAGACGACAATAAAGTCAGATTAGATCCAT ATAACCGTCACCTCCACTTTGAAATGGGTCCTGATTGTGTATGTGGCCAGCCGCGGTTCTGGGCTCGATTTCCCTCGCTGTGGTCAGGCTGCCGGCTCACTCATGGGGTGCTGCATGGCCGGGTGGGCTTTGAGGTGAGGCTGGAGAGGAAGCTGTTGACTCCCCAGCTTGACCAAGCAGGCACGGATCCTTATGGCCTGAGAGTAGGCTGGTCAGTGGCCAACAGCTCTCTACTGCTGG GTGAAGATGAATTCTCTTTTGCTTATGATGGACGTGGTAAAAAAGTGTCAGGTgggaaggaggaagagtttGGAGAATCAGTCTCAGAGGGGGATATCATTGGCTGTTATGCT TCTTTCTCCACAGACGGTGCTGTTGAGCTCTCCTTCTATAAGAATGGTCGTTTCATGGGTGTTGCCTTCTCCCTGGGCGCCCCTGTACGGCTCGGTCGAGCTCTGGTCCCTCACATCCTCTGTAAGAGCTGTTCAGTCAGACTCCACCTGGACCCCACGGCTCCTCCCTGGTACCCCGGCCCTCCAGGGTTTACACCAGTGGCAGCTCTCTCTCCTGGGCAGAGGGTGCGCGACATATTGCCTCCTACTGTCAAAGCACAATGTGAG gtGTTGCTGATGGTTGGTCTTCCTGGTTCTGGGAAGAGCCACTGGGCGAGGACTCTCATGAAGCAGCATCCAGAGAAACAGTACAGGCTGTTGGGCACAGAGGATCTGCTCGCATGTATGATT agTGGTGGACGGAGGGacagcaggctgcagcaggCTTCTCAGTGTCTGACTGAATTGATCAAAATGGCAGCTCAGACTCCTGGAAACTATATCCTTGACCAG TGCAACATCCTCTTCTCTGCACGGCGCTACAAGCTACAGCTGTTCGCAGGCTTCAGGCGCCGGGTGGTGGTGGTCTTTCCCTCAGCAGACGAGTGGAGAAGACGACTGGCCGAGCACCAGAGGAGGGATGGCGAGGAGATCCCTGAGACGGCGCTGCTCAAACTCCAAG TGAGCTGCAGTCttccagagcagcagagtgacctgctggaggagctgctgtacGTTGAGCTGCCTCAGGAACAGGCGCAGATGCTCCTGCAGGAATATAAAGATGAAGCTCGCAGGCTTCTGCCCCCAATCCCcaaacaggagaagaagaaacccCGACGTCAGAAGACAAGACCTCATCCTTTCGGCCCTCCACCCTCACATAGGATCCAGTGGACTGGACTTAATA GGTGGAACAATGTGAGACTCAACATGCACTCGTGGAGGCAGCAGCCAAGATAT tGGAATGTGGCTTATGAGGACCAGAGGGGCTACTGGTGA
- the LOC139207464 gene encoding transmembrane protein 179: protein MELDRRLLLAHCAAHALSVVAGLLVVVPMALNGSAFKGRCALFSAGYWRTESRPELTGQPGDVSHLVVQQWGPPAACQFATFVGIFTVLYGAAQGWRSLFYLHGRHDDTLFSSFLTVLLSVCVLFLSGGASVILSLGLVSWCDTVTDHNTRPYSCAESQSVPLYLDVETSSFYTELSMAQASLWCVTALWMVQSILAFLRLYHSHSQHISGPCLPREKELLLGHSPSDSGSPSPPHPPATPTILV from the exons ATGGAGCTGGACCGGCGGTTGCTGCTGGCCCACTGTGCGGCTCACGCCCTATCGGTCGTGGCGGGCTTGCTGGTTGTCGTCCCCATGGCTCTCAACGGCTCCGCTTTCAAAGGCCGCTGCGCGCTCTTCTCCGCCGGCTACTGGAGGACGGAGAGCCGGCCCGAGCTGACGGGGCAGCCGGGAGACGTCTCTCACCTGGTGGTGCAGCAGTGGGGCCCACCGGCAGCCTGCCAGTTCGCCACGTTTGTCGGCATTTTCACGGTGCTGTACGGTGCAGCGCAGGGATGGAGGAGCCTCTTCTATCTGCACGGACGACATGACGA CACCCTGTTTTCATCCTTCCTGACGgtgctgctgagtgtgtgtgtgctgttcctGTCTGGAGGGGCCAGTGTTATCTTGTCTCTGGGACTCGTCTCCTGGTGTGACACTGTGACTGATCACAACACACGGCCATACAG CTGTGCAGAGTCTCAGTCTGTTCCACTTTACCTGGACGTGGAGACGTCCTCTTTCTACACGGAGCTCAGTATGGCACAG gcGTCTCTGTGGTGTGTCACAGCTCTGTGGATGGTCCAGTCCATCCTGGCTTTCTTGCGACTCTACCACTCCCACAGCCAGCACATCAGCGGGCCTTGTCTTCCCCGAGagaaggagctgctgctgggacaCAGTCCATCTGACAGCGGCTCCCCctcacctcctcatcctccagcaaCACCCACCATCTTAGTCTAA